From Deferrisoma camini S3R1, the proteins below share one genomic window:
- a CDS encoding branched-chain amino acid ABC transporter permease, translated as MLSTIVQNLLNALQWGSFYALIALGYSLVYGVLLLINFAHGDVFMVGAYIGFFVATFLLTQAAGLPGWVVLAVTIPATMALTAVVGVTLERVAYRPLRRKGANRLYVVITALMAGLILEHGNLALLGASRKKFPELINEVVYTVGGVSFTNLKIAVILAALVVFVLLHFIVTRTKIGMAMRAISYDKFAVPLMGIPIDTVIVFTFILGSSMAGLAGVLFAMSYPVLEPYMGALIGWKAFIAAVVGGIGDIRGAFVGGFLLGAVEILVVAFFPSTFRDLIAFTVLLVILSLKPTGLFGVAKTTKI; from the coding sequence GTGCTCTCCACCATCGTGCAGAACCTACTGAACGCCCTGCAGTGGGGCAGCTTCTACGCCCTGATCGCTCTGGGGTACTCCCTGGTGTACGGGGTGCTCCTGCTCATCAACTTCGCCCACGGCGACGTGTTCATGGTGGGCGCGTACATCGGGTTCTTCGTGGCCACCTTCCTGCTGACCCAGGCGGCCGGGCTGCCCGGCTGGGTGGTGCTGGCCGTGACCATCCCGGCCACCATGGCGCTCACCGCGGTGGTGGGGGTGACGCTGGAGCGGGTGGCGTACCGCCCCCTGCGTCGCAAGGGAGCGAACCGACTGTACGTGGTGATCACCGCCCTCATGGCCGGCCTGATCCTGGAGCACGGCAACCTGGCCCTGCTCGGCGCGAGCCGCAAGAAGTTCCCCGAGCTGATCAACGAGGTGGTGTACACGGTGGGCGGGGTCAGCTTCACCAACCTCAAGATCGCCGTGATCCTGGCGGCGCTCGTCGTGTTCGTGCTGCTGCACTTCATCGTGACCCGCACCAAGATCGGCATGGCCATGCGGGCCATCTCCTACGACAAGTTCGCCGTGCCCCTGATGGGCATCCCCATCGACACCGTGATCGTGTTCACGTTCATACTGGGCTCGTCCATGGCCGGGCTGGCCGGGGTGCTGTTCGCCATGTCCTACCCCGTGCTCGAGCCCTATATGGGGGCCCTGATCGGGTGGAAGGCGTTCATCGCGGCGGTGGTGGGCGGCATCGGCGACATCCGTGGGGCGTTCGTGGGGGGGTTCCTGCTGGGGGCCGTGGAGATCCTGGTGGTGGCGTTCTTCCCGAGCACGTTCCGGGACCTGATCGCGTTCACCGTGCTCCTGGTGATCCTCTCGCTCAAGCCCACCGGGCTGTTCGGGGTGGCGAAGACGACGAAAATTTAG